CTACACTGCAGGCCAATTGTTCTTATGTAAACCACTTTGTCTTTAAACAGGGGTGAAAATCTTCGTTCACTGATGTCAAATTGTATTTTGTAaccattcatttttattcatgtcaCAAAATCTGCATAATTACATTTGATTAACAATTGCTATAGTGCAAAAATGTAAGCGGACAGTACACATTTACACGGACTATATTTTAAAGATGGTCTCAGATTCTGTGATTTTAACTATAAGGTTAATGGACGATTACTGTAAAGCAATAAGTCTGGGATTTTGGCTGTCTCTGCCACCTTAACTAGAGTAGTCTTTTGTTTAAATAATCATATGTCACATATatcatatatagatatattataAATGAGGATAGTACATGATTAGCCAGAAGAaggaagaagtcacttggatgagtgacgaaacatttctcccatttaaaacgctacgtccagatgaacagaatcaaccttttgggatatTTAACCAGAGCAGAGACAGTCATATtcaatcagtcagtcagtcaattcagcaacaatgtattgaatattGTTTTATCCAAACTTTATACAAAATGCATGCAACACATTGAAAGTCCACTCTGTCTCACAAAGTAATTTCTATCATCTCTGCATCTCACCACACAGAGATTGAGACAGACCACTCCTCAGAGCCCAGCTGTCATATTTACCTCATCTTACGAAATGTCTTCACTCTGATGATGgtggctctgctgctgctttttgtgGGACTTCTTCACTTTGGGAAACTCGGAGCTACAGCTAACTAATGGTTGCCCAACTACAAATGTTACTGTGACACAAGAGAAAATGATTCAGCTACTgatgaaaaatagaaaaatcaaAGCTAAAGAGTTAATATCACATCATGATTCATCTGGATACTCAATGAAGTATTTTGCATGCtgtatttttaagtttttagcAGCAGGTGTATGATGTGCTGTGACATCTTTAAGaagttaaaacaataaaaaaacaaaataaaagtcatatatgtaaatacatttttatgacaACCACCATAATTCTGACAAACATCTGCAAAGTTAAAGTATTGCTACTTGTCTAGTAAGATActttcatttgtgtttgtttttctggacAGAAGTGAGAAGTATGACTTTCTATGTACTAATATGTGTCTCACTTTTATCTGATTGTATTTTATAtgctaaaaataataaatacataaaacaaagaTTTTATCATATACTTAAATAATTGCTTTTGCAATACAAGGCAACCACATGTTGGCCTGGACAGTAGATAACTTTAAATCATGCctttcaggtgttttttttattattattttaaattggcTGTTATGCAGTAATTTTAATGGTGCAGCTAACTTGAGATCAAGTTAAGGTTGTGAGTGATTTTGATCGCCCCACAAACTACAATTTGTAAATATTTCACAATAAATTTTATCAAACTGCAAACCTTGCTGTTTTCAGAGGGAGAGTGCATTTGTTGTATTTCAGTGATTTATCTTCGGTTATAATGTCATACACCAGCATATGTGATCAAAAGTACAAACCTGAAGCATGAAAATACCCATTGAAAGACAAAAGCCTACACTCCTTTCTGCTCTGAAGAACTTATTTGCATTTGGAGAGCTGCTTCCTCTCTGACCTGAGGTCAGATTTTCTCACATGCTTGCAAACAGTTATAAAAGTCTCATTATTTTTACTTATAAGTGTCACGACTGCAGTTATTTGTTCACTCAAACATAATTACGTGAAAtgtaaagttaaagttaaaaaagtAAGTGTAACAGTAAACTTTTAAATCTACGGTCAAGTGCTTTAACTTTGAAAGTTCTTAATAATTATTTCTGAAATTGTCATCATCTTTTTATTTGAGGTTGCCAGAGAAAGAACTTTTGAAGAACCTGGTAGATCTGAAAAGATCTTACCATCCAGTGTAATGGTGCAGGTGAGCATTTCTATGCACACTTTGCCCCCATTAGTACCAACtgagaatatttaaaaaatcatggcatacctgagtgttgttgctgGTGTCCACCACTTTACCATCACAGTGTGCCCATCTTGTGATGGTTTCTTACAAGAGCTCAAATCATCTCGCACTGGTTTCGTCAATATGACGATGAATTAACTGTATATAAATGGTCTTCATAGTcgccagatctcagtccaatagaACACCTTTCAGATGTGGTGGAAGAGGAGAGTAACATCCCAAAGATGAATaaacataacaataataataacattaaggagaagaaaaataactttatttatcaaAGGAAAGTCTGATACAGCTCATCCGCGATTTGTATGAGAACTAAAAAGCCTGATGGCTGCAGGGCCGAATGattttctgtgtctctctgttttaaatcagagaaagagaagagaattCCAGTACtgatgtgtttgttgttgtttttgttccatAAAGATATTATAAAGTAGTTCATCTGTATTCAGGGACCAGTCTAGTTTGTTTTTTAGGGGTCCACCCCACAAACTTGGGGATTTTGGATCTGTAGCCAACACGTCTGTTCAAAAGTTATACTACATTAAAGTGATGTTTTCAATGGTCATTGCCATAGGAACAACAAATCTTAAACAGATGTGTATTGAACATGCACAGATCCAGAatagcatttatttatctatagCAATATTAAATGCCCTGTGACTGAGTGGCTTCAATGATTTTGGTGATTTTCTGAGTGCCTGTGTTAACCCTCAAAGAGGcttaaaatgttcactatttttgTGATGTGTTTCTGCACAGTTCACCAAACTGAGCACAGGAAACATGAACCAGTCTACAAGCTGCAGCAGCATTAGTCTGAACTGGTTTGTTGTTCCACCCACTGACAGTGAACTGAAACAGTGAGGCTTGACTTGACACAAAAGACACTCAGCTTCTTTGGAAACAGCTTTACTAAAATTAGATTATTGAATTGCTTTTAGTAGCAAAGAGACACCTGTGCTCACTACTGTTAAGTTTTCCGTCTACATCAAGACAACATGGAGATCAGAGCTCTCTGCATCAGACTGTGTGAGTACTTTCTCTATTTCTACATTATTATAAAATTTAGGTTATCAAAGTAGGCTATTGTATTTTTGTGGAGTCCATATCAGATGTGGTATTTTTAGTATTACTTTTAGTAATTATACATATTTTAGTAACTGTGTagctcttttatttttcttcagtgATAAGCATCATGATTCTGCTGTGTGTACAGGATCAGAAAGTTGGTGAGTTTTATCATATATATCAACTTtagttcacattttggacaagcaagcaatttataGGAAAGAAGTAGAttttttttgatgtttttattgttttatttacttttttttattcactgaGTGTAGTATGTTGGTTTAATAGTAAAACTCTAAAGtgagtctttcttttttctttgtttcagatGCAGTTTCTCTTCGTGTTGTTCCAAACAGATTGCAGTTCTTTGAATATGAATCAGTAACATTTCACTGTGAAGGAGTCGATTATTGTGAAGTTGTGCATAAATTCAAAGGGAAAGTAGAAGCATGTAGTAAAACTAACAAAAGGACAGCAACAGGATCATCCTGCATGATTAAAACTGTTTATACAGAGGACAGTGGAGAGTACTGGTATGAGACTGAAAGAGGGACAAGAAGCAACAGCATCAACATCTCTGTCACTGGTATATTTCCATCAAGGCAACATTATTGTGTGAAAAATGTTGATTGAATGCAATATATATAAATCAAATGCATCTCATTTAGATAGTCCTGTGATCCTGGAGAGTCCTGGTGTTCCTGTGTTAATGGAAGAAACTGTGACTCTGAGCTGCAGGAACAAAATTGCATCCTACAACTTGACAGCAGATTTCTACAAAGATGGATGTCCTATCTATCAAAGCTCCACAGGAAACATGGCCATCCACAGAGTTTCAAAGTCAGATGAAGGACTTTACAAGTGTAGCATCTCAGGAGTTGGAGAATCACCAGAGAGCTGGCTGAAAGTCACAGGTGAGACACTGAGATGGTTTAAAATAAGGTTTTAAAATAAGTTGATCTGAATGACAGCTGATGCTTGTTATGCAAAGCTGCAAAGCTACAAACAGATTTACTGTTTGTATTAGCATTTGTGAAATACTGAGAAGTTTCCAGTGTTCAAACCTAAGTTGCAGATTTAAACAACTAAAACAGGTGTGCCAACATTTCCATGGCGTTTTAGAAGCTTTTAAGTAGATTAGTAAGATTTTTAAATGTCATAAGGAAGAAGCTGTattatgaaaacatttttcagaattTACCATTCTTCTCTCATTTAAACCTTTCTGTGCTTTCAAACCAGACATGACTCATTCCTCCTCTGCTGCCACGCCTTGGA
The sequence above is a segment of the Oreochromis aureus strain Israel breed Guangdong linkage group 3, ZZ_aureus, whole genome shotgun sequence genome. Coding sequences within it:
- the LOC120433946 gene encoding low affinity immunoglobulin gamma Fc region receptor III-like, which gives rise to MEIRALCIRLLISIMILLCVQDQKVDAVSLRVVPNRLQFFEYESVTFHCEGVDYCEVVHKFKGKVEACSKTNKRTATGSSCMIKTVYTEDSGEYWYETERGTRSNSINISVTDSPVILESPGVPVLMEETVTLSCRNKIASYNLTADFYKDGCPIYQSSTGNMAIHRVSKSDEGLYKCSISGVGESPESWLKVTDMTHSSSAATPWIIATILVSALLVAVGLYHFGKGYWKREAGTVDAGRATYALVG